Below is a window of Arabidopsis thaliana chromosome 2, partial sequence DNA.
CCATGGCAGTCTTAAATCTCCATGGCCATTAAATATAATCTGCAGTCAAACGAATGACTATCCACAAGAATCCAGGTTTTTAGGGTTCAATGTAAATAAGAAGGATATATACACTTCAAAGCCTGGCTCAATGCCTACCAGATTCTACACACTTGCGTAGATGACGTGACACTTACACATGTTACAATTACACATAAGGCATTGTATCGTAAATCTAACAACACTAATCACAGACGAGCTCTAATGAGGTTAACAACCATTTTccaaagttttcttttccagaggttgtttctctctctcaacatCATTTGCGTTGCTTCTTTGCTTGAGATTCTGTTTGTAGCTCTCCCTGCAAATGCAAGATACCGTTTAGATACTCTATAAGACAATACATAGACCAAGTAATAGTTCAGGAACAATTATAGGTCGATATGAACCTAATTGATTGCTGTTACTATTACTAATTCAACTATCATTGGCcttgtaattatttaataactactacttggaaaaagaaaaagaaaaagggagTGTGCCTACAACGATTGAGAGCTGCTCACGGATATAGGCCATTGATCTCAACATGGCACCTAGTGTATCTCGGGACACCTGAAACTTGACCTCTGATTCTCCTGTTGTTGTCTCGGTATCTTGAAGCTGGAgtaaggaaaacaaaagaagattttttcaCACTGTTGAAACCTTCTAGTTCAATTAAGAGTCCCTAATATGGAGTAAAACATTGATTTTGGTAATCAAACATGAAATTTCATATTCAAGTAGTGACGCTAGTATAAATAACTGCAAAACGTATGGCAAGTTAACATGAATGAGAGAATCAGCTTAAACAAGTCAAACAACACAGAAGTTTCACACACTAACGGTAGATGGAATCTATGTTAGAACAAACCAAAGacaatcaataaattaaaaggaGTTTAGTCAAGTCAAGAAGACTACATGAGAAGCTACGAGCCTAGAGTCTAAAAGACATACCTTCAAATTGATGACAGCTACTCTATTGGCTGGAGATGAAAGTTGCTCGCTAATGTAAGCCATGGACCTTAACATGGGTTCAAGTGTGACGCTAGACAGCTGAAATTTGACATCCATGTCTGCTGAGGGAAACTTTCTGTAATCGTGCAACTGAAAACATCATGAAAAATAATCCTCAGTAAAGCGGTCAACTACTATTTTGCAGGAACGAGCAAGACTATTAATGGCAACAACTTTGATTTTCCTACACTATAGCCAGTAACTTTTCCGAAAAGGCGAATGTCAATTGTTCAAATCTTCAAGATCATTATTCTTACAAATCTAATCTCTTTTAGATAAAGCATCCCATCAGACCAACTTTCAGTAAAAGTTACTGCAAAACCCTACAGAAAAGATTTACTGGTTCATATAATGCACACCTTTAAATTGATAACTGCAACTCTACCACCCGGCATTGTATTTTTACTCTCCATCCCCCAAGTCAATGACTTAAGACAAGGAAGAGCCACCTGTAAGACAAAGTAAATCAAGTTACTGACCAACACCAATAGAATCAAAGAAATAAGTCTGTGAAAGGTTTCCTCTGGGTACCATATTCTCAGGAGCAGTATCATCTCGGTGAAGTGACACTGGTGCCATACGCGGCAGATTCAGATCAGAAACAGATTGAGCTCTGGCCCCACCATCGTTAAGGTTAAATCTGCGTATCATTTCATCCTGGCGCGGCCACAGCAAAGGGGTTGTGTCAGCAGCTGATAGAGAGGTCTTGTCACCACTACCAATTCCACCACCATGTGAGCTAGGAGGCGCAGCTCTACCTATCCTTTTCCTGACAACTGAAACCTTCTTTCCACCTTCTCTGAGTTGCCCTAAAGCAATATTATAAGCTTCAGCTGTAATTGCCCCTTCCTCAGCATACTTGATGGCTTCGCGACATAAATGATTATAGCGGTGTATCGAGCTATCATGCCCATTTTCACTGACATGCTCATCTAACTCTACCATGCTCTTGGCATTTCTTGTCCACCGTCTCAAAATATAATGTGGTGGCAAAGTGAGTATATTAGTGACAGTAAACACCGTCAAAACATGTCGGCAGAGTATGCCGGAGTGCTCAAACATTTGACAGCTGCAGTTTGCTCTCATTTCAGGGTAGCAAAACGTTACTATATAAGCTTTGTtgtcattttcaaaatttgcaaCCCTAAATGTGCTGGTAGTACCATCATCTTCAATTCTGTTTGCCGTGTGAGCGAATGTCTCTACCAACTCTTCCTGGAACTTTCCAAATATTTTCCTTGTAAAGAGATTTGCAGCCTGATTCTCCATGGGTGATGGCGTCTTCAAGACTGGAGGTGTGTTGACAGTGTCAAGATCTGCTTCAATCTCCATCTCGAACCAGCTCTCCATAGCCCTTTCGTACAGCCTAAAGAACATCGGAAGGGTTGTCTGCTGATTCACATATCCATCGAAAAAGGAACCCGAATAACCTTGGCTAGGAAACACTGCAGCAAAAAACGAATCCCGGAAATAAACAGGTACCCACTGAGCTCGAGCATTATATAAAGAATTAAGCCATTCATGTCTTCCTAAGTCATATTTGTCAATGACAGAACTCCAGGACGATTCAAACTCCTCAATCGTTTCAGTAAAGTTGATACAATTATATAGCTCCACCTGAAAACTAGGATACGCAAGACACACATGAGCCAGCTTTTCCTGACCTTCTCTTAGCACATCCCACTTATTAATACAGTGACGAGCACCTGGAAATACCTGACCAGCAGCAATCTGTATGGCTCTATCTTGATCAGTCACCAAAGAAACCGGCGGTTGATCTCTCATTGCTGTTAGAAAAGTCTTGAACAGCCAGATAAATGAAGTGTCTGACTCGTCCAAAATAAGTGCACAGCCAAATAAGATAGCCTGACCATGATGATTCACACCAGTAAATGGCGCAAAAGGAACACGAAACTGATTGCACCTGTACCTCGTATCTAAGGTAACCGTGTCACCAAAATGAGTATAAGCAACCCTAGATCTCGAATCAGCCCAAAACACATTTGACATCTGATTATCTTCATCAAGCTGAACCGCATAGAAAAAGCCAGGATTCTCTGCCTGCATCCTCTTAAAATACTCCAACAGATTATGTGCATCCCGTCCAATCGTTCTCTTCGTGTTTGTAGCCATAGACGCATTTCTAGCTCCTCTGCTATTAGCATCCATAGAAACATACATCATACCACTAGGCACATTAACCCCTTCTTGATAACTAGATTTCTCCGAGTTAGCAAAATGCCTACGAGGACGAAGACAATGAAGCATATTAGAACTTGCTAATCCATGAGTATGCTCTTTAACAAACTTTGTAACAACCCATTTCTCATGACCTTGCAACTCTATCCTAACCATTGCATCACAACTCTCAGAAAGCCTTCTCTTTGACCttttactactactactacacaCAAATTCTCGAACACTAACAGACCCATCAGTTCTAGGAAGAAGCTTAGAAGTAAAACCAAGCTGCCTCGAGTACTCATCATAGAAAGatttagcttctttttctgaatTAAACTCCATACCAACACATGGCTCTGCAATTCCAATCTCATCTTGCACCCCTAACGAGTTATCCATGTTGTTCTGTCCACTGCAATCACTAGGTTCAACATCTCCTTCATCTCCTATCTCATGATTCCCCATTGACACATTCTCTTCCACCAAATGAACATCCATAACCTTCACTTAGTAGAGAAGTTCTAATTTCACACAAATGTTTCTCATCTTCATAGTCTACAAAAAAGTACTATTAGTGTTTGGAGATCTTCTTCCGAACATATAAATATGAGGACTTTTTGCATCTCTCACTCTCCGATTGTttgttgagagagagagaaacccagaaagaggagaaagcaaaagagagaaagaggagcTTACGTCAGTCAGTGATGCGAAGAACTCAGAACTCAGAAGAATCGAAAGTCGTGAAATTAGGGAGAAGGGCAACAACAATTGGGGAAAATTGAGAAGAAGCTATGGCAGCTATTTCGTTTTCAGATTCGACCGGAG
It encodes the following:
- the FRS3 gene encoding FAR1-related sequence 3 (FAR1-related sequence 3 (FRS3); FUNCTIONS IN: zinc ion binding; INVOLVED IN: response to red or far red light; LOCATED IN: cellular_component unknown; EXPRESSED IN: 22 plant structures; EXPRESSED DURING: 13 growth stages; CONTAINS InterPro DOMAIN/s: Zinc finger, PMZ-type (InterPro:IPR006564), Zinc finger, SWIM-type (InterPro:IPR007527), Transcription factor, FAR1-related (InterPro:IPR004330), MULE transposase, conserved domain (InterPro:IPR018289); BEST Arabidopsis thaliana protein match is: FAR1-related sequence 5 (TAIR:AT4G38180.1); Has 1433 Blast hits to 1269 proteins in 40 species: Archae - 0; Bacteria - 0; Metazoa - 4; Fungi - 39; Plants - 1388; Viruses - 0; Other Eukaryotes - 2 (source: NCBI BLink).), with the translated sequence MDVHLVEENVSMGNHEIGDEGDVEPSDCSGQNNMDNSLGVQDEIGIAEPCVGMEFNSEKEAKSFYDEYSRQLGFTSKLLPRTDGSVSVREFVCSSSSKRSKRRLSESCDAMVRIELQGHEKWVVTKFVKEHTHGLASSNMLHCLRPRRHFANSEKSSYQEGVNVPSGMMYVSMDANSRGARNASMATNTKRTIGRDAHNLLEYFKRMQAENPGFFYAVQLDEDNQMSNVFWADSRSRVAYTHFGDTVTLDTRYRCNQFRVPFAPFTGVNHHGQAILFGCALILDESDTSFIWLFKTFLTAMRDQPPVSLVTDQDRAIQIAAGQVFPGARHCINKWDVLREGQEKLAHVCLAYPSFQVELYNCINFTETIEEFESSWSSVIDKYDLGRHEWLNSLYNARAQWVPVYFRDSFFAAVFPSQGYSGSFFDGYVNQQTTLPMFFRLYERAMESWFEMEIEADLDTVNTPPVLKTPSPMENQAANLFTRKIFGKFQEELVETFAHTANRIEDDGTTSTFRVANFENDNKAYIVTFCYPEMRANCSCQMFEHSGILCRHVLTVFTVTNILTLPPHYILRRWTRNAKSMVELDEHVSENGHDSSIHRYNHLCREAIKYAEEGAITAEAYNIALGQLREGGKKVSVVRKRIGRAAPPSSHGGGIGSGDKTSLSAADTTPLLWPRQDEMIRRFNLNDGGARAQSVSDLNLPRMAPVSLHRDDTAPENMVALPCLKSLTWGMESKNTMPGGRVAVINLKLHDYRKFPSADMDVKFQLSSVTLEPMLRSMAYISEQLSSPANRVAVINLKLQDTETTTGESEVKFQVSRDTLGAMLRSMAYIREQLSIVGELQTESQAKKQRK
- the FRS3 gene encoding FAR1-related sequence 3 (FAR1-related sequence 3 (FRS3); FUNCTIONS IN: zinc ion binding; INVOLVED IN: response to red or far red light; LOCATED IN: cellular_component unknown; EXPRESSED IN: 22 plant structures; EXPRESSED DURING: 13 growth stages; CONTAINS InterPro DOMAIN/s: Zinc finger, PMZ-type (InterPro:IPR006564), Zinc finger, SWIM-type (InterPro:IPR007527), MULE transposase, conserved domain (InterPro:IPR018289); BEST Arabidopsis thaliana protein match is: FAR1-related sequence 5 (TAIR:AT4G38180.1); Has 35333 Blast hits to 34131 proteins in 2444 species: Archae - 798; Bacteria - 22429; Metazoa - 974; Fungi - 991; Plants - 531; Viruses - 0; Other Eukaryotes - 9610 (source: NCBI BLink).), which produces MCWHFANSEKSSYQEGVNVPSGMMYVSMDANSRGARNASMATNTKRTIGRDAHNLLEYFKRMQAENPGFFYAVQLDEDNQMSNVFWADSRSRVAYTHFGDTVTLDTRYRCNQFRVPFAPFTGVNHHGQAILFGCALILDESDTSFIWLFKTFLTAMRDQPPVSLVTDQDRAIQIAAGQVFPGARHCINKWDVLREGQEKLAHVCLAYPSFQVELYNCINFTETIEEFESSWSSVIDKYDLGRHEWLNSLYNARAQWVPVYFRDSFFAAVFPSQGYSGSFFDGYVNQQTTLPMFFRLYERAMESWFEMEIEADLDTVNTPPVLKTPSPMENQAANLFTRKIFGKFQEELVETFAHTANRIEDDGTTSTFRVANFENDNKAYIVTFCYPEMRANCSCQMFEHSGILCRHVLTVFTVTNILTLPPHYILRRWTRNAKSMVELDEHVSENGHDSSIHRYNHLCREAIKYAEEGAITAEAYNIALGQLREGGKKVSVVRKRIGRAAPPSSHGGGIGSGDKTSLSAADTTPLLWPRQDEMIRRFNLNDGGARAQSVSDLNLPRMAPVSLHRDDTAPENMVALPCLKSLTWGMESKNTMPGGRVAVINLKLHDYRKFPSADMDVKFQLSSVTLEPMLRSMAYISEQLSSPANRVAVINLKLQDTETTTGESEVKFQVSRDTLGAMLRSMAYIREQLSIVGELQTESQAKKQRK